A section of the Ruania halotolerans genome encodes:
- a CDS encoding PH domain-containing protein, which yields MSPASPFDVDGATWQPVSAKLIPVRQIAAAIFLGIPFLASAVTAYFTHPTVWVAPAVLGVLLLWVLWLVPRQVRAIGYAELDDELLIRKGVLFRSLVVVPYGRMQYVDVDAGPIARSMGIAQVQLHTASAQSDASIPGLPEAEATRLRDQLSARGEAKLAGL from the coding sequence ACGTCGACGGCGCCACCTGGCAGCCGGTGTCGGCCAAGCTGATCCCGGTGCGCCAGATCGCCGCCGCGATCTTTCTCGGAATCCCCTTTCTTGCCTCTGCGGTGACGGCGTACTTCACCCACCCGACCGTGTGGGTGGCCCCAGCCGTCCTCGGGGTGTTGCTGCTCTGGGTGCTCTGGCTGGTACCCCGGCAGGTGCGTGCGATCGGCTATGCGGAACTGGACGACGAACTGCTGATCCGCAAGGGCGTGCTGTTCCGTTCGCTCGTGGTGGTGCCCTATGGGCGGATGCAGTATGTGGACGTCGACGCCGGCCCGATTGCCCGCTCCATGGGGATCGCCCAGGTGCAACTGCACACGGCGTCGGCACAGTCTGACGCATCGATTCCGGGGCTACCCGAAGCCGAGGCGACCCGCCTGCGCGACCAGCTCTCGGCACGCGGCGAGGCCAAGCTGGCGGGCCTGTGA